The following proteins are encoded in a genomic region of Schistocerca nitens isolate TAMUIC-IGC-003100 unplaced genomic scaffold, iqSchNite1.1 HiC_scaffold_466, whole genome shotgun sequence:
- the LOC126232184 gene encoding zinc finger protein 664-like produces MHVFNHIDGVQAPACVCKSCGEVLPTDDRLKKHLRMSEGDQALSAANSGIFDCSDGHENNISLESVQEGSMEQTEKQSSSKESRKTSKKSFNDIRDTHTLTQAAKKPERCNDDRILSTGDNVNVHSVLSAKRCHRCDVCDKLFTLSALRRQQLIHTGKRPHKCDVCGKSFTRSNYLMRHELIHTGRRPYKCSVCGKSFTQLGKLKRHKLIQTGKIPYKCSVCEKPFTKSGNLKKHELIHTGERPYKRNVCEKSFTQLGNLKRHVLIHTGERPYKCGVCEKSFTELGNRKRHELIHTGKGPHKCNTCGKSFSGVSNLKTHVFIHSGERPYKCSVCGKSFTQSGNLKTHQTIHTGNRPYKCDTCGKSFNAKSYLRTHVLIHTGERPYKCSVCGKSFNHSGNLKTHETIHTGKRPYKCDTCGKFFNAKSYLRTHVLIHTGERPYKCSVCGKSFTQPSHLKVHQLVHIEQ; encoded by the coding sequence ATGCATGTCTTCAACCACATTGATGGTGTGCAGGCACCTGCATGTGTGTGTAAGTCATGTGGTGAGGTATTGCCCACTGATGACCGCTTGAAAAAACATTTGAGAATGAGTGAGGGTGACCAAGCATTATCTGCTGCCAACAGTGGGATATTTGACTGCAGTGATGGCCATGAAAACAATATCTCCTTGGAGAGTGTACAAGAAGGAAGCATGGAACAGACCGAGAAGCAGTCTTCATCCAAGGAAAGTAGGAAAACTTCCAAGAAATCCTTTAATGACATACGTGATACACATACTCTGACACAAGCTGCCAAGAAACCCGAAAGATGTAATGATGATCGAATTTTATCTACAGGTGATAATGTCAATGTCCACAGCGTGCTAAGTGCAAAGAGGTGTCACAGATGTGATGTTTGTGATAAATTGTTTACTTTAAGTGCTCTTAGGAGACAGCAATTGATACACACTGGTAAGCGACCCCACAAATGCGATGTTTGCGGCAAATCTTTTACACGCTCGAATTATCTTATGAGGCATGAGTTAATACACACTGGAAGGAGACCCTACAAATGCagtgtttgtggaaaatcgtttactcaATTGGGCAAACTGAAGAGACACAAATTAATACAGACTGGAAAGATACCCTATAAATGTAGTGTTTGTGAAAAACCGTTTACTAAATCGGGCAATCTGAAGAAacatgaattaatacacactggaGAGAGACCATATAAACGTAATGTTTGTGAAAAATCGTTTACTCAATTGGGCAATCTGAAGAGACATGTATTAATACACACTGGAGAGCGACCATATAAATGTGGTGTTTGTGAAAAATCGTTTACTGAATTGGGCAATCGGAAGAGACACGAATTAATACACACAGGAAAGGGACCCCATAAATGTAATACTTGCGGTAAATCCTTTAGTGGAGTGTCTAATCTCAAGACCCACGTCTTCATACACAGTGGAGAGAGACCCTACAAATGTAGTGtatgtggaaaatcatttactcagTCAGGCAATCTGAAGACACACCAAACCATACACACAGGAAACAGACCCTACAAATGTGATACTTGTGGCAAGTCTTTTAATGCGAAGTCTTATCTCAGGACCCACGTCTTGATCCACACTGGAGAGAGACCCTACAAATGTAGTGTATGTGGAAAATCGTTTAATCACTCGGGCAATCTGAagacacatgaaaccatacacacAGGAAAGAGACCCTACAAATGTGATACTTGTGGCAAGTTTTTTAATGCGAAGTCTTATCTCAGGACCCATGTCTTGATCCACACTGGAGAGAGACCCTACAAATGTAGTGTATGTGGAAAATCCTTTACTCAACCAAGCCATCTGAAGGTACATCAATTAGTACACATTGAACAGTGA